GACATTGCCAGTGCGCCTACCCGCGAAGCCCGCGCCCTGCTGCGCGACGAGCTGAGCGCCAAGCTGGGGCGCATCAAGAACCGACTGACGCCCGCCGCTCTCGACACCTTCGAGGGCGAGACGGGGCAGACCGTGGAAGCGTACTTGGCTGGCCTGCGCCAACTGGAGCCAGACGCCTTGCCCGCCTTGGTGGCCAAGCAGCAGACCGTCATGGAGATTTTGGACGGCGGGCGCATGCGGGGCGGCCAGCCGATCTTTATCAGCGACCACGAAGACCGCGTAACCGCTGTGGTGCAGGAGTATCCCGGCGGCGTGCGGGCCGAGGATTACCTCAGCGGCTTCACGCGCTATGTGCAGGACAACCGTGACCGCGTGCCCGCTCTGCTGACGGTGCTGACCAAGCCCGGCAGTCTGACCCGCAGCAGTCTGCATGAGCTGAGACGAGCGTTCGATCACGAGGGGTTCAGCGAGATCAGCCTGCAACGCGCCTTTGCCAGCGTAAAGCAGGTGGACGCCGCCGCCAGCATCATCGGCTTTATTCGCGCCGCCGCCGGGAACGAAGCGCCCCAGCCCTTCGATGCCCGCGTGGACGCAGCGCTGGCCCGCTTGCTGGGATCAAGGAGCTGGACGCAGCCGCAGCAGCAGTGGCTAAAAAAACTGGCCGGTCAACTCAAAGCCAACGGTGTGGTTGATCAGGAATCGCTTGATCAGCCCAGCAATCCGGTGGTCTTGCAGATGGGCGGCTTTGAGCGGCTCAGCAAAGTGATCTTTGGCGGTGAGCTGCCGCTGATTCTGACGCAGTTGCAGGAAGGGGTCTGGGAACGGGGAGCGTAATACGGTTGCTGTCCAAGAGCCCTACGCCAGCAGGCGGCTCAGGCTCAGGCGCTCAAGCCGTCCTTCCAGGCTGCCCAGCAGCAGATTGGCGCGGCGTCTGGCTTCCTTCACATCGTCCGGCTGCCCGTTGCGGGCCAGTTCGGCAGCGAGGAACGCCGCTTCCAGGGCCACGGTCGCAGGGGCCACCAGCCAGTGACGGGCATCGGCTACTACTTCGGCGCGGCCCTCATCGGTACTCTGACAGTGGACGATTTCTCTCAGCAAACGCAGGCGCAGGCGAGTGCGCCAAGCACCGGGCGGGGCCTTGGCGATCCAGCGGGCCGCATCATCAAAGTCGCCCGCGTGAAAGCAGGCTTCCGCCAAGAGCAAGGTATGAGATTCTTGCTCGTCGTCCGGGCCTGAGGTTTGTATCAGGGCGTGGGCGTACGTCTCAATCTCCTCCCCCGTCCCGCACAGCAGTGCCCGGCGCAGGGCCACCGTTGCCAGCAGATGTTCCATCTCACCTAGGTTGAGTTGTGCAGCTTCTATTTGTATTGCCGTCACTTCTCCAGCGTCCACTGGCTGGCCGCATAGCAAGTGGATGTTGGCCAGGAATGCTCGGCGGCGCAAAACCGTGCTGGGTAGACCGCGCTTCTGGGCGCTGACCAGGGCCTGCTCACAGTAGGTCAGCGCCTGTCCCAGATCACCTATGTCCAGACTGATCGCGCCCAGGTTCCAGGTTGCCGATTCATGTATTTCCGGCGGAAGATACTGGCTGGCGGCGGCAATTTTGAAGGCTTCACTGGCCTCGTCACGGTGCCGGATTTTCCAGAGTGCCGTTCCCAGATTGAGCGTGATCATGTCGGCCACGCTCAATGGACTGTGCAGTCTGGCGAGTTGCTGGGCCTCTCGCAACAGCGGCACGGCCTCAGCGGGTTTGCCGTGGGCAATGGCGGCCACGCCCCGGCCCAGCAGACCCCGCGCGATGGTCTGGGGATCGCCCAGCACACGGGCAACGGCCTCAGCCTGACCCGCATGATATTCGGCCTCACTGAAACGCCCCTGTGGAAAGTAGAGTTGGGTCAATGTGAAATGCACCTGGAAGCTCCAGCGGGTACGCTGCAAGGTGCCCAGGCGCAAGACCTCTTGCAGATGCATCTCAGCCTCCGTAAAACGGGCCAGGCGAATCAGTGACATCCCCCGTACCAGGTGCATCTGTGCGCCCAGCGGTCCCAGCAACGGCGCGTCCAGCAGCCGGTCGGTGATGGCAATCACTTGCTGAAACTCGCTTTTCTGGATGTTCAGCGCGGCGAGATGCACTTCGGCCTCGAGTTCAAGGGCCTCGTCGCGTTGCTGATCGGCCAATCGCCGCAGGGTGTCCAGGTGAGATTCAGCTTCTACCAGGTTCCCCAGGCCCAGGTGAAGCTGAAACGCCAGGGCGTGGGCGCGTGCCTGCACTTCCTTGGTCAGTTGCAGGGCCAGCGCCTCATCCAAAAAGCCCAGCCCTTCTGTGTGCGCGGCAATCGACTCCGCTTCCCTGGCTGCCCGCAGCAGCCACTCACCTGCTTGCTGGGGCTGCCCGGCAGCCAGCCAGTGTCCGGCCACCTCACGCGCCGCCGCTGGAGCCTCGGCCAGCGTGAGTGCGGCCTGGCGGTGTAGCAGTTGCTGGCGCTCGGAAGTCAGGCCTGCCGCGACACCGACCCGGTAGAGATCGTGGGCCAGGGCATATCCCCCGGAACGCAGCACCATCAAAGAGGCCTCTCTGGCCGCGCCAATAGCCGAGGCCAGCGCCCACGCGTCCAGCCCGGTCAGTACTTCCAGCATATCCAGCGGCACCGGACGGGCCATGATCGCCAGCGCTTCCAGCACCCGCTGCACTTCGTCGCCCAGCAGTTTGACTCGCGCTTTCACAGCACTCAGCACGCTGCCGGGCAAGTCCAGTTCGGCGTAGAACTCGGTGTGCTCGTCATGACGGGTCTGCCACTGGCCCCCTGCGTCATCGGTCAGATCGCCCCTCTCGCGCAGGTGACGCAAGGTTTCGAGGACAAACAGCGGATTACCCGCCGTGGCCGCGTGCAGCCGCGCCGCGAAACGGGTGCCGCCCTCGGTCCGTCCTAGCGTTCTGACCAGCGCCAGCACGTCGGTTTCTAGCAGGGGGGCCACCGTCAATCGGCGCAGTTCGCCGCGCCCTTCAAGTTCATCTACCAGAGCCGTCGCCGCCGCATTGTGGGCCAGTTCTGGGACGCGGGCGCTCAGCAGCACGCGGGCGCGGTCGCCGGGCGGCACCCGGAGCAGTTCGGCCAGCAAATACCGAACTGCTTCCAGGCTCAGATCATCGAAATCGTGCAGGTCATCGAGCACCAACAGGCCGCGCCTCAGACCCGGCAGGACGGCCCGTGACAGCGCTGCGAAAAGAGCCTGACGCTGCTCTGGGCTGGCTCCGGTCAGTGGGGAGGCCGCTGCGGGATCAGCATGCAGTTCGGGAATCAGCCGCGAGAGTAACCCTTGGTCCGTTTGGGCCAACGTGGGCAGGCGGCCCCGCTCCGAGAGGGAGCGGAGCGCCGCCGTCACCGCCCCCAGCGGCCACCACCGCGCTTCGGCAAGGCCGCGCACGATCAGGCGCGGGCGATGCTGAGCGCTGAACTCGTCCGCCAGGCGCGATTTGCCCACTCCCGGTTCGCCCAGCAGCAGCGCCGGAAGGTGGCTGCTCCGCAGTTCTCGCCACAGGGCCTCGCGTCCGATCAGCGGGGCCTGCAAGGTTTGTTCCGAGGTCTGTGTTGAC
This portion of the Deinococcus detaillensis genome encodes:
- a CDS encoding ATP-binding protein — protein: MLELTLLGTPRVTVDGQAVKLATHKSLLLLARVGLEGRTTRAELASLLWPLSDSSTARQNLRVELYRLNHTAAGAYLHLERSAVEQAGIWQIDALDPAHDLNGTELLSGEVAESDELGEWLESIRETRRTAVRFRLSASVSRHEAEGDLKGAARAAQAITELDPLDEAAQAQWLRLLVQAGETQMARATYQAYAERLRRELDAEPSAEVRRWTEVSTQTSEQTLQAPLIGREALWRELRSSHLPALLLGEPGVGKSRLADEFSAQHRPRLIVRGLAEARWWPLGAVTAALRSLSERGRLPTLAQTDQGLLSRLIPELHADPAAASPLTGASPEQRQALFAALSRAVLPGLRRGLLVLDDLHDFDDLSLEAVRYLLAELLRVPPGDRARVLLSARVPELAHNAAATALVDELEGRGELRRLTVAPLLETDVLALVRTLGRTEGGTRFAARLHAATAGNPLFVLETLRHLRERGDLTDDAGGQWQTRHDEHTEFYAELDLPGSVLSAVKARVKLLGDEVQRVLEALAIMARPVPLDMLEVLTGLDAWALASAIGAAREASLMVLRSGGYALAHDLYRVGVAAGLTSERQQLLHRQAALTLAEAPAAAREVAGHWLAAGQPQQAGEWLLRAAREAESIAAHTEGLGFLDEALALQLTKEVQARAHALAFQLHLGLGNLVEAESHLDTLRRLADQQRDEALELEAEVHLAALNIQKSEFQQVIAITDRLLDAPLLGPLGAQMHLVRGMSLIRLARFTEAEMHLQEVLRLGTLQRTRWSFQVHFTLTQLYFPQGRFSEAEYHAGQAEAVARVLGDPQTIARGLLGRGVAAIAHGKPAEAVPLLREAQQLARLHSPLSVADMITLNLGTALWKIRHRDEASEAFKIAAASQYLPPEIHESATWNLGAISLDIGDLGQALTYCEQALVSAQKRGLPSTVLRRRAFLANIHLLCGQPVDAGEVTAIQIEAAQLNLGEMEHLLATVALRRALLCGTGEEIETYAHALIQTSGPDDEQESHTLLLAEACFHAGDFDDAARWIAKAPPGAWRTRLRLRLLREIVHCQSTDEGRAEVVADARHWLVAPATVALEAAFLAAELARNGQPDDVKEARRRANLLLGSLEGRLERLSLSRLLA